In a genomic window of Theropithecus gelada isolate Dixy chromosome 15, Tgel_1.0, whole genome shotgun sequence:
- the HDHD3 gene encoding haloacid dehalogenase-like hydrolase domain-containing protein 3, producing MAHRLQIRLLTWDVKDTLLKLRHPLGEEYATKARAHGLEVEPSALEQGFRQAYRVQSHSFPNYGLSHGLTSRQWWLDVVLQTFHLAGVQDAQAVAPIAEQLYEDFSRPCTWQVLDGAEDTLRECRSRGLRLAVISNFDQRLEGILGGLGLREHFDFVLTSEAVGWPKPDPRIFQEALRLAHMEPVVTAHVGDNYLCDYQGPRAVGMHSFLVVDPQALDPVVRDSVPKEHILPSLAHLLPALDCLEGSTPGL from the coding sequence ATGGCACACCGGCTGCAGATACGACTGCTGACATGGGATGTGAAGGACACGCTGCTCAAGCTCCGCCACCCCTTAGGGGAGGAGTATGCCACCAAGGCCCGGGCCCATGGGCTGGAGGTGGAGCCCTCAGCCCTGGAACAAGGCTTCAGACAGGCATACAGGGTCCAGAGCCACAGCTTCCCCAACTACGGCCTGAGCCATGGCCTCACCTCCCGCCAGTGGTGGCTGGACGTGGTCCTGCAGACCTTCCACCTGGCAGGTGTCCAGGATGCTCAGGCTGTAGCCCCCATCGCTGAACAGCTGTATGAGGACTTCAGCCGCCCCTGCACCTGGCAGGTGTTGGATGGGGCTGAGGACACCCTGAGGGAGTGCCGCTCACGGGGTCTAAGGTTGGCAGTGATCTCCAACTTTGACCAACGGCTAGAGGGCATCCTGGGGGGCCTTGGCCTGCGTGAACACTTCGACTTTGTGCTGACCTCTGAGGCTGTTGGCTGGCCCAAGCCAGACCCCCGCATTTTCCAGGAGGCCTTGCGGCTTGCTCATATGGAACCGGTAGTGACAGCCCATGTTGGGGATAATTACCTCTGCGATTACCAGGGGCCTCGGGCCGTGGGCATGCACAGCTTCCTGGTGGTTGACCCACAGGCACTGGACCCTGTAGTCAGGGATTCTGTACCTAAAGAACACATCCTCCCCTCTCTGGCCCATCTCCTGCCTGCCCTTGACTGCCTAGAGGGCTCCACCCCAGGGCTTTGA